The nucleotide sequence GAATGGGATAGGATTAATTTCAGCACGCCGGAAAAACGAAGACGCTCCGCCTGCTTTTTCAAGGTTTCCGAAGAAGAAGTCGTCGACTTTGCGCGCGGGGCGAGAAAGTATATTCAAGACGTCTACGTCAATGACGCTTCCAAAAAACTGAAATAGCGCCGATCGAAAAATCGAGACTAAATTTCCATGCTGCTCTCTCTTCGCATCGCCAATTTCGTTTTGATCGACGATTGCCGGATCGATTTTCATTCCGGCTTAAATGCGTTGACGGGGGAAACCGGCGCCGGGAAATCCATCATCGCCGATGCGCTGAATTTCCTGCTGGGCGAGCGCGGATCGCCCGATAAGGCTCGCGATGCCAAGCGCGACGCTTTCGTAGAGGCGGAATTTCAACTCGATCCCGCTTCTCCCAATACGAAAACCATCCTGCGTCTTTTGGAAGAATCCGGCATTCCCGCCGAAGAGGAGACGCTGCTGCTCTCTCGCAGCCTTTCCCCCTCAGGGCGTAACCGCATCTTCATCAATAATACTCAATGCTTGCTAAAAATTTTGCGTCCCGTCGGCGCGCTGCTCGTCGATCTTCATGGCCAGCACGAGCATCAATCTCTTCTCGACAAAAGCAGTTATCGCCCGCTGCTCGACGATTTCGGGGATTACGGCGAGACGCTGCAGCGCTACCGCAGCGCCTACCGCGAATGGACTCAAATCCTCGACCGCCTGCATCGTCTGGAAAACGACGACCGCGAACGCCGCCGTCTTCTGGAAGCCCTCCGTTTCCAGCGGGAGGAAATCGATGCCGCCGGTTTAATCCCGGGCGAGGAGGAAGAGATCGAAGCCCGAATGCGCATCATCCAACACGCCGAACGGTTGAGCGCATGCTGCGGCGATTTGGAGGCTTCTTTTAACGAAAGCGAATCCAGTAAACCTTCCTTGTTGGACGAATTAGATCGCCTGGATGGCCTGTTGCATGAGATGAGCCGCCTCGATCCTTCGCTCTCCACTCTCATCGATTCCTGGCAAAGCGCCATGATTTCCATTCAGGAAATCGCCCGCGAGATTCAATCTTACTCGCAAAAATTAGAATTCGATCCCGATGAGTTGGAAAAACTCCATCAGCGCCGTTTTCTCATCAAAACCCTCAAAAGCAAATACGGCGCGGATATCCAAGACGTATTGAATTACCGGGACAAAATCGAGAAAGACCTGTTCGAAATCGAAAATTTCGAGGAAGAATGCGAGAAATGCCGGCAAGAGGAAGTACGAATCCGAAGCGATCTTTTTCCCCTCGCGCAACAGCTTCATGAAGCGAGAGTCGTCACGGCTAATGATATTTCGGCCAGCGTTACATCCGAACTGGAATTTTTGGGGATGAAGCAGGCGCGCTTCGAAATTATGGTTCAATTTCGGGAGAATAAAGCGGAAGGAGCGCCTCTTCCGGCGGAATACGGGCCGGAAGGCGCCGATAACGTGGAATATATGGTGACAACGATTCCCGATCTTCCCGCCCGGCCCTTGCGGGAAGTGGCGTCCGGCGGCGAAATTTCGCGGATTATGCTGGCGTTGAAATGCGCCTTAAGCCGCGTGGATCCGGTAGCGATGATGGTTTTCGACGAAATCGATGTGGGCGTGGGCGGCAAAACGGCGGAAGCGGTGGCGGAACGGCTGGCCAGCCTAGCGAAGCGCAAGCAGGTGCTTTGCATTACCCACCTTCCCCAAATCGCCAGCCGGGCGGATCGGAATATGCGGGTGGAAAAGCTGGAAAAAGACGGGAAACTCGTCAGCGCCGTAACTCTTCTCAAAGGCAAGGAACGAGAACT is from Candidatus Omnitrophota bacterium and encodes:
- the recN gene encoding DNA repair protein RecN, with the protein product MLLSLRIANFVLIDDCRIDFHSGLNALTGETGAGKSIIADALNFLLGERGSPDKARDAKRDAFVEAEFQLDPASPNTKTILRLLEESGIPAEEETLLLSRSLSPSGRNRIFINNTQCLLKILRPVGALLVDLHGQHEHQSLLDKSSYRPLLDDFGDYGETLQRYRSAYREWTQILDRLHRLENDDRERRRLLEALRFQREEIDAAGLIPGEEEEIEARMRIIQHAERLSACCGDLEASFNESESSKPSLLDELDRLDGLLHEMSRLDPSLSTLIDSWQSAMISIQEIAREIQSYSQKLEFDPDELEKLHQRRFLIKTLKSKYGADIQDVLNYRDKIEKDLFEIENFEEECEKCRQEEVRIRSDLFPLAQQLHEARVVTANDISASVTSELEFLGMKQARFEIMVQFRENKAEGAPLPAEYGPEGADNVEYMVTTIPDLPARPLREVASGGEISRIMLALKCALSRVDPVAMMVFDEIDVGVGGKTAEAVAERLASLAKRKQVLCITHLPQIASRADRNMRVEKLEKDGKLVSAVTLLKGKERELELARMLGREDSAASQRYARELLQRSSS